Proteins from one Triticum aestivum cultivar Chinese Spring chromosome 7A, IWGSC CS RefSeq v2.1, whole genome shotgun sequence genomic window:
- the LOC123152792 gene encoding nucleolin isoform X2 encodes MAGSQPGESNGGATDSILTVAGQMKPFPAYAISLFRDYDLEGVTAALAKVVNCSYEVQMEAFTKALEQSKYSGAIGAFPNEGKAKDEEEDEDEEGVVDEDEEDVVDEDEDDEVDEDEEDREDEDDEILTFQVPYEGERERKKPRLAEGFGCQAEADV; translated from the exons ATGGCAGGCAGCCAACCAGGCGAAAGCAACGGCGGTGCCACGGATTCCATCCTTACCGTTGCCGGACAGATGAAGCCGTTTCCTGCGTACGCTATTAGCCTGTTCCGCGACTACGACCTCGAGGGCGTCACGGCCGCGTTGGCCAAAGTTGTCAATTGCTCGTACGAGGTACAGATGGAAGCCTTCACTAAG GCTCTGGAACAGTCCAAGTATTCTGGTGCCATTGGAGCATTCCCCAACGAAGGCAAGGCCAAGgacgaggaagaggatgaagatgaggagggcgtggtggatgaagatgaggaggacgtggtggatgaagatgaagacgacgaggtggatgaagatgaggaggaccgtgaagatgaagatgatgagataCTGACG TTTCAAGTCCCTTATGAAGGCGAACGAGAGCGCAAGAAGCCAAGACTAGCAGAAGGCTTTGGGTGCCAGGCTGAGGCTGACGTTTAG
- the LOC123152792 gene encoding acidic leucine-rich nuclear phosphoprotein 32 family member E isoform X1: MAGSQPGESNGGATDSILTVAGQMKPFPAYAISLFRDYDLEGVTAALAKVVNCSYEVQMEAFTKALEQSKYSGAIGAFPNEGKAKDEEEDEDEEGVVDEDEEDVVDEDEDDEVDEDEEDREDEDDEILTPATDGQFQVPYEGERERKKPRLAEGFGCQAEADV, from the exons ATGGCAGGCAGCCAACCAGGCGAAAGCAACGGCGGTGCCACGGATTCCATCCTTACCGTTGCCGGACAGATGAAGCCGTTTCCTGCGTACGCTATTAGCCTGTTCCGCGACTACGACCTCGAGGGCGTCACGGCCGCGTTGGCCAAAGTTGTCAATTGCTCGTACGAGGTACAGATGGAAGCCTTCACTAAG GCTCTGGAACAGTCCAAGTATTCTGGTGCCATTGGAGCATTCCCCAACGAAGGCAAGGCCAAGgacgaggaagaggatgaagatgaggagggcgtggtggatgaagatgaggaggacgtggtggatgaagatgaagacgacgaggtggatgaagatgaggaggaccgtgaagatgaagatgatgagataCTGACG CCTGCTACTGATGGACAGTTTCAAGTCCCTTATGAAGGCGAACGAGAGCGCAAGAAGCCAAGACTAGCAGAAGGCTTTGGGTGCCAGGCTGAGGCTGACGTTTAG
- the LOC123151920 gene encoding probable aldo-keto reductase 1, translating to MERTPVIPRVGLGAQGLEVSKLGLGCMGLTGSYNSPLDDDAGAAVIAHAFRRGVTFFDTSDFYGPHANEVLLGKALKQLPREQVQVATKFGIQLQAGGTSLCGRPEYVREACEASLHRLGVDYIDLYYQHRIDTTTPIEDTIGELKKLVEEGKVRYIGLSEASPDTIRRAHAVHPISAVQMEWLLWARDIEPDIVPLCRELGIGIVPYSPIGRGFFGGRGVTEQVSDESNMKGHPRFSAENLEKNKHLYLKMEELARKHQCSPAQLALTWVLHQGGDVVPIPGTTKIKNLDSNIDSLKIKLTEDDLKEISSQIREEDVAGGRSYTSFAHANWNHADAPKK from the exons ATGGAGAGAACCCCAGTGATTCCTCGCGTCGGTCTCGGCGCCCAGGGACTGGAG GTGTCTAAGCTGGGGCTGGGGTGCATGGGCCTGACGGGCTCGTACAACTCCCCGCTCGACGACGACGCCGGCGCCGCCGTCATCGCGCACGCCTTCCGCCGCGGCGTCACCTTCTTCGACACCTCCGACTTCTACGGGCCCCACGCCAACGAGGTACTCCTCGGCAAG GCGCTGAAGCAGCTGCCGAGGGAGCAGGTGCAGGTGGCCACCAAGTTCGGGATCCAGCTGCAGGCCGGGGGCACCAGCTTGTGCGGCCGGCCGGAGTATGTGCGCGAAGCCTGCGAGGCCAGCCTGCACCGCCTCGGCGTCGACTACATCGACCTCTACTACCAGCACCGGATCGACACCACCACCCCCATCGAGGACACG ATAGGTGAGCTCAAGAAGCTGGTGGAGGAGGGGAAGGTCAGGTACATTGGGCTGTCGGAGGCGAGCCCCGACACCATCAGGCGTGCTCATGCCGTGCACCCGATCTCCGCGGTGCAGATGGAGTGGTTGCTGTGGGCTCGCGACATCGAGCCCGACATTGTGCCGCTCTGCAG AGAACTGGGGATTGGAATTGTTCCTTACAGCCCGATCGGCCGCGGGTTCTTCGGCGGAAGAGGAGTCACGGAACAAGTCTCTGATGAATCCAATATG AAAGGGCACCCACGGTTTTCAGCAGAAAATCTGGAGAAGAACAAGCATCTTTATCTGAAGATGGAGGAACTGGCTAGGAAGCACCAGTGCAGTCCTGCTCAGCTAGCTTTAACTTGGGTTCTGCATCAAGGGGGTGATGTGGTTCCCATACCAG GGACAACCAAGATCAAGAATCTGGACTCCAACATTGACTCCTTAAAGATAAAGCTCACAGAAGATGACCTGAAAGAAATTAGCAGCCAGATACGTGAAGAAGATGTGGCCGGTGGAAGGAGTTATACTTCCTTTGCCCATGCCAACTGGAACCATGCAGACGCACCAAAGAAGTAG